In Myxococcus xanthus, one DNA window encodes the following:
- a CDS encoding IS630 family transposase produces the protein MSWCRWYCWRRWLRKKQGQGTNSVCQEEKPDSGVYRATVSPATMGRALASVGARRKRPRPVVRCPWPERQRQQRLWQLKCRAVYARPEEPVCYEDEMDVHLNPKVGPDWMLPGERREVVTPGNNQKRYVAGALNSRTGELTWVKGERKTSALFIELVRAVSEANPMARRLHFILDNAATHSSKKTKKALAEMGERMVLHFLPPYCPEGNRIERVWWDVHANVTRNHRCKKMSALIAEVDAYLEARNAQQTASPLLRAGPARRAA, from the coding sequence ACGGTGGCTTCGGAAAAAGCAAGGTCAGGGCACAAACTCGGTTTGCCAGGAAGAAAAGCCTGACTCCGGCGTCTATCGTGCGACGGTCTCGCCTGCGACCATGGGACGAGCGCTGGCCTCGGTGGGCGCGCGGCGGAAGCGGCCCCGCCCTGTGGTGCGCTGCCCCTGGCCCGAGCGTCAGCGGCAGCAGCGGCTGTGGCAACTGAAGTGCCGGGCGGTCTACGCCCGGCCCGAGGAGCCCGTCTGCTACGAGGACGAGATGGACGTGCATCTCAACCCCAAGGTGGGGCCCGATTGGATGCTGCCTGGAGAGCGGCGAGAGGTCGTCACTCCGGGCAACAACCAGAAGCGCTACGTGGCCGGAGCGCTCAACTCACGTACGGGCGAGCTGACGTGGGTGAAGGGGGAGCGGAAAACGAGTGCTCTCTTCATCGAGTTGGTGCGCGCGGTGAGCGAGGCCAACCCCATGGCCAGACGCCTGCACTTCATCCTGGACAACGCGGCCACGCACTCCAGCAAGAAGACAAAGAAGGCGCTGGCCGAGATGGGCGAACGGATGGTGCTGCACTTCCTGCCGCCGTACTGCCCCGAGGGCAACCGCATCGAGCGGGTCTGGTGGGACGTGCATGCCAACGTCACCCGCAACCACCGGTGCAAGAAGATGTCGGCGCTCATTGCCGAGGTGGATGCCTATCTGGAAGCTCGCAACGCTCAGCAGACTGCGAGTCCGCTGCTGCGCGCCGGTCCCGCTCGACGCGCAGCATGA